The Phycisphaeraceae bacterium genome window below encodes:
- the nrdR gene encoding transcriptional regulator NrdR, which produces MRCPACQHEESKVIDSRSAEDGASIRRRRECMRCSRRFTTYERMELQARLVVVKKDGSRTPFDGSKILGGIRAACGKRPISESDKEQIVQRVEQEIVRDFDREVPSVEIGRRVAAHLRELDEIAYVRFASEYFKFSSLDELQKEVEELQSRPKPLPNQVPLFGDGPRPGGSRE; this is translated from the coding sequence GTGCGCTGCCCCGCCTGCCAACACGAGGAGTCGAAGGTCATCGACAGCCGCTCGGCCGAAGATGGCGCCTCCATTCGGCGTCGTCGGGAGTGCATGCGGTGCAGCCGTCGCTTTACCACCTATGAGCGGATGGAACTCCAGGCGCGCCTGGTGGTGGTGAAGAAGGATGGCTCGCGCACTCCCTTCGACGGGTCGAAGATCCTCGGCGGCATTCGCGCCGCGTGCGGAAAGCGCCCCATCTCGGAGAGTGACAAGGAGCAGATCGTGCAGCGCGTCGAGCAGGAGATCGTCAGGGACTTCGATCGCGAAGTGCCCAGCGTTGAGATCGGCCGGCGAGTCGCCGCGCACCTGCGTGAGCTCGACGAGATTGCCTATGTGCGCTTCGCCAGCGAGTACTTCAAGTTCAGCTCCCTCGATGAACTTCAGAAGGAGGTCGAGGAACTCCAGTCCCGGCCGAAGCCGCTTCCGAACCAAGTCCCACTCTTTGGCGATGGCCCGCGACCCGGCGGATCGCGGGAGTAG
- a CDS encoding right-handed parallel beta-helix repeat-containing protein, which translates to MVGVTAAGSRAISAYGGIISHCIGFHRSSFLVALIAASLLGLTPLSAAQTPPAGAAVEELPILSIERAGQRVTHSARLRLPSTPLPDLDGAGAVVIEGDGLVIDLDGGVLRGTADSVEPWERTGTGVVLRGRGITLRNGSIRGFKVGILASGCDELHLHDLDVSGNWGERLSSSSAAEDAGDWLWPHRNDSHEWRTRYGAAICVERSDRCRIERVRAVGMGAQNGIVLDRVNDSIVADCECSFLSGWGLALWRSSRNTIARNRFDFCVRGYSHGVYNRGQDSAGILLFEQCSDNVIALNSATHSGDGIFIFAGLEALGPELPEEAEATDPAMTFSLGRGCNRNLIIGNDFSDAVAHGIEVTFSFDTIIVLNTLRRCGITGIWGGYSQGTRIMANVFESNGSTTNSGEEAAISIEHGSRLLIAQNQFRSQGVAIKLWWDDDRELLRKAWARANGAECRESVVVDNTFVDCGIGLQSRECTSIFVAGNRTERVAVEVDALPPIDRVEAAQIEAVKTLREEAKGSSAMLLALRDRLDRMPGRSEAIGSRAFLAGREHIVMTERGPYDWTEPLLIFDRSEGGTDLWRLLGQEPFRSATIRGPGGARLGGGSGGQPIVVYSPFPNRFTSYELRVHVGEQPQPIAVRGALFNAEWEATFFAWTVDPREDLEGWRQEATHGVRVPLKSLELRYGHRGPSDLDGPEDLKGARLPADFFGMIATTEAELPAGRYRVRTLSDDGVRLRIDGNTVIERWDWHGPTVDTAEFDIAEERRVRFDLEHFELDGYAVLVFSIEQIDGEPTYRPGRLPFSDRATRPAPQGPSAPRVVPLGRRGAEQANDPPPSPDAKPTPAAPGATPE; encoded by the coding sequence ATGGTCGGGGTCACTGCCGCTGGGAGCAGGGCGATCAGCGCGTACGGCGGGATCATCTCCCACTGCATCGGCTTTCACCGATCTTCATTCCTCGTGGCGCTGATCGCCGCGTCACTGCTCGGACTCACCCCGCTCTCCGCGGCCCAGACTCCTCCGGCGGGCGCCGCCGTCGAAGAACTGCCGATCCTTTCGATCGAGCGCGCCGGCCAGCGCGTCACGCACTCGGCGCGCCTTCGACTTCCATCCACGCCGCTTCCCGATCTCGATGGCGCCGGCGCCGTGGTCATCGAGGGCGACGGTCTCGTCATCGACCTCGATGGCGGAGTCTTGCGCGGCACCGCGGATTCGGTCGAACCCTGGGAGCGAACGGGGACGGGAGTTGTCCTGCGAGGTCGCGGGATCACTCTCCGCAACGGCTCGATCCGGGGGTTCAAGGTGGGCATTCTCGCCAGCGGCTGTGATGAGCTGCACCTTCACGATCTCGATGTCTCGGGCAACTGGGGCGAACGGCTCTCCAGCAGCAGCGCCGCCGAAGACGCCGGAGACTGGCTCTGGCCCCATCGCAACGATTCCCATGAGTGGCGCACCCGCTACGGCGCCGCGATCTGCGTCGAGCGCTCCGATCGCTGCCGGATCGAGCGCGTCCGCGCCGTCGGCATGGGCGCTCAGAATGGCATCGTTCTCGACCGCGTGAACGACTCGATCGTCGCCGACTGCGAGTGCTCCTTCCTCTCCGGGTGGGGGCTGGCGCTCTGGCGATCTAGTCGCAACACGATCGCCCGCAATCGCTTCGACTTCTGCGTGCGCGGCTACAGCCATGGTGTCTACAACCGAGGCCAGGACTCCGCAGGCATCCTCCTCTTCGAGCAGTGCTCGGACAATGTCATCGCCCTCAACTCCGCGACCCACTCCGGCGATGGAATCTTCATCTTCGCGGGGCTCGAAGCGCTCGGCCCCGAGTTGCCCGAGGAGGCCGAGGCCACCGACCCGGCGATGACCTTCTCGCTCGGCCGCGGGTGCAATCGAAACCTCATCATCGGGAACGACTTCTCCGATGCCGTGGCGCATGGGATCGAGGTGACCTTCTCCTTCGATACGATCATTGTGCTCAACACGCTGCGCCGCTGCGGAATCACCGGCATCTGGGGGGGCTACTCGCAGGGCACTCGCATCATGGCGAATGTCTTCGAGTCCAACGGCTCAACGACGAACTCCGGAGAGGAAGCGGCCATCTCGATCGAGCATGGCTCCCGGCTGCTGATCGCCCAGAACCAGTTCCGAAGCCAGGGCGTCGCCATCAAGCTCTGGTGGGATGACGATCGCGAACTCCTTCGGAAAGCATGGGCCCGCGCCAACGGCGCCGAGTGCCGCGAGAGCGTGGTTGTTGACAACACCTTCGTTGACTGCGGAATCGGGCTCCAGAGCCGGGAGTGCACTTCGATCTTCGTCGCGGGCAATCGAACGGAGCGCGTTGCGGTCGAGGTCGACGCGCTCCCTCCCATCGATCGCGTGGAGGCCGCTCAAATCGAGGCGGTCAAGACACTCCGCGAGGAAGCCAAGGGCAGCAGCGCCATGCTTCTCGCCCTCCGCGATCGACTCGACCGCATGCCTGGCCGCAGCGAGGCGATCGGAAGCCGCGCGTTTCTGGCGGGACGCGAGCACATCGTCATGACCGAGCGGGGCCCATATGACTGGACGGAGCCGCTGCTCATCTTCGATCGAAGCGAGGGGGGGACGGATCTCTGGAGGCTGCTCGGACAGGAGCCCTTCCGATCAGCCACAATTCGGGGCCCGGGCGGCGCGAGACTCGGCGGAGGGAGCGGCGGCCAGCCGATCGTCGTCTACTCCCCCTTCCCGAATCGCTTCACTTCCTACGAGTTGCGAGTCCATGTCGGCGAACAGCCTCAACCCATCGCGGTGCGTGGAGCGCTCTTCAACGCGGAGTGGGAAGCAACCTTCTTCGCCTGGACGGTCGATCCGCGCGAGGACCTCGAGGGGTGGCGCCAAGAGGCCACCCACGGAGTGCGCGTGCCTCTCAAGTCACTCGAACTGCGCTACGGTCACCGCGGCCCGTCGGATCTTGATGGCCCCGAAGATCTGAAAGGTGCGAGGCTCCCCGCGGACTTCTTCGGCATGATCGCCACCACCGAGGCGGAGCTTCCGGCAGGGCGCTATCGAGTCCGCACCTTGAGCGACGACGGCGTCCGCCTCCGCATCGACGGAAACACAGTGATCGAGCGATGGGACTGGCATGGTCCGACCGTCGACACGGCGGAGTTCGACATCGCGGAAGAGCGCCGCGTGCGCTTCGACTTGGAACACTTTGAACTCGATGGCTACGCCGTGCTCGTCTTCTCGATCGAGCAGATCGATGGTGAGCCAACCTATCGACCAGGTCGCCTGCCCTTCAGTGACCGCGCCACGCGGCCCGCGCCGCAGGGGCCGAGCGCGCCGCGGGTCGTTCCCCTCGGACGCCGCGGCGCCGAACAGGCAAACGACCCACCACCCTCTCCCGACGCCAAACCCACACCTGCCGCGCCTGGCGCGACGCCGGAGTGA
- a CDS encoding copper-translocating P-type ATPase, with the protein MSCASCASRIERQLLAQPGVGSASVNFATRIATIHFTPGSATQHSLTRAVESIGFGVGASVDDASADHGQGSHHHHHGGLIGGSGGGDNAALREARSLLWRTIIGALFALPLVVIAMSHGAIPLLNRPGTEWVQCLLATPVLFWCGAPIFRSAWRAALHGSATMDTLVALGTGAAYLASLAATIHPEFFMTVLSSDQGGRAHGAPVYYEAAAVIIVLILLGRTLEARASHRTGEAIRRLVQLAPRTARVIRQGAEVEVPLDEVRAGDLVLVRPGEKIPVDGRVEEGASAVDESMLTGESVPVEKIIGATVFGATLNTTGALRVRATRVGAETTLQQIVRLVREAQGSKAPIARLADRISGVFVPIVMVVALGAGITWWFAAPDAVRLNMALVTAVSVLVIACPCALGLATPTAIMVGTGRGAERGILIRSGAALERAHQVNAVVFDKTGTLTEGRPALAEIHPMPGWSEASLLAIAASAERRSEHPLAQAIVRASEAMGLILVEPEAFKALVGHGVQARVDGREVLIGRESLLREHGVATALAEQAGRLAEQGATPMFVAVDGAMAGVIAVADPVKSASPDAVATLRSMGVRVVMLTGDDRRTAASVARRVGVDEVVAEVLPEAKVAAVRSLQEERHIVAMVGDGINDAPALAQADVGMAIGTGTDIAIESAPITLMRGDPRLAAEAITLSRLTMRTIRQNLFWAFAYNTLGIPIAAGVLYPFTGWLLSPILASAAMALSSVSVVLNSLRLRRA; encoded by the coding sequence ATGTCGTGCGCGTCCTGCGCTTCGCGCATCGAGCGACAGCTCTTGGCCCAGCCCGGGGTTGGCTCGGCGAGCGTCAACTTCGCCACGCGCATTGCGACGATCCACTTCACCCCCGGTTCCGCGACGCAGCACTCCTTGACGAGGGCGGTGGAGTCGATCGGGTTCGGGGTCGGCGCTTCCGTTGACGATGCGAGTGCCGACCATGGTCAGGGCAGCCACCACCACCACCACGGTGGCCTGATCGGCGGCTCGGGCGGCGGCGACAACGCGGCGCTTCGAGAAGCCCGGAGCCTTCTGTGGAGAACGATCATCGGAGCGCTCTTCGCGCTGCCGCTGGTGGTGATCGCGATGAGTCACGGAGCGATTCCGCTCCTCAATCGGCCCGGCACGGAGTGGGTGCAGTGTCTCCTCGCGACGCCGGTGCTGTTCTGGTGCGGTGCGCCGATCTTTCGCTCGGCGTGGCGCGCGGCTCTGCATGGGAGCGCCACAATGGACACGCTCGTGGCGCTTGGAACAGGCGCGGCGTACCTCGCGTCACTTGCAGCCACCATTCACCCCGAGTTCTTCATGACCGTGCTCAGTTCGGATCAGGGCGGGCGCGCGCATGGGGCCCCTGTCTACTACGAAGCGGCCGCGGTGATCATCGTGCTGATTCTCCTGGGACGGACTCTTGAGGCTCGTGCATCGCACCGCACCGGCGAGGCGATTCGCCGACTGGTGCAACTTGCCCCGAGAACAGCGCGCGTGATCCGGCAGGGCGCCGAGGTCGAAGTTCCACTCGACGAAGTGCGCGCGGGCGACCTGGTTCTGGTCCGACCCGGCGAGAAGATCCCCGTCGATGGCCGTGTTGAAGAGGGCGCTTCGGCTGTGGATGAGTCGATGCTCACCGGCGAGAGCGTGCCCGTTGAGAAGATCATCGGGGCCACGGTCTTCGGCGCCACGCTGAATACCACTGGAGCGTTGCGGGTTCGCGCGACGCGAGTCGGCGCCGAGACGACCCTTCAGCAGATCGTGCGGCTCGTGCGCGAGGCGCAGGGTTCGAAGGCTCCGATCGCCCGACTCGCCGATCGGATCAGTGGCGTCTTTGTCCCGATCGTGATGGTGGTCGCGCTGGGGGCCGGCATCACATGGTGGTTCGCGGCACCCGATGCGGTGCGATTGAACATGGCGCTCGTGACTGCCGTCTCGGTGCTCGTCATCGCATGCCCCTGCGCGCTGGGGCTCGCCACTCCGACTGCGATCATGGTCGGCACAGGTCGCGGCGCCGAGCGAGGCATCCTGATCCGGAGCGGCGCAGCGCTCGAGAGAGCGCACCAGGTGAATGCTGTTGTCTTTGACAAGACCGGCACCTTGACCGAGGGGCGTCCTGCCCTCGCCGAGATCCACCCGATGCCTGGCTGGAGCGAGGCGTCGCTTCTTGCCATCGCGGCGTCGGCGGAGCGGCGGAGTGAACATCCGCTTGCGCAGGCGATCGTGCGCGCTTCCGAGGCGATGGGCCTCATTCTCGTGGAGCCAGAGGCGTTCAAGGCCCTCGTCGGTCATGGCGTGCAGGCGCGTGTTGATGGGCGCGAAGTTCTGATCGGGCGCGAGTCGCTCCTGCGCGAGCACGGCGTGGCGACAGCGCTCGCCGAACAGGCCGGGCGGCTCGCCGAACAGGGGGCCACACCGATGTTCGTCGCGGTGGATGGCGCCATGGCGGGAGTGATCGCGGTGGCAGATCCCGTCAAGAGCGCATCGCCCGATGCCGTCGCCACGCTGCGCTCAATGGGGGTGCGCGTCGTGATGCTCACCGGCGATGACCGTCGTACGGCCGCGTCGGTGGCGAGGCGCGTGGGCGTTGATGAAGTGGTGGCCGAGGTGCTCCCCGAGGCGAAGGTCGCCGCCGTGCGCTCACTTCAAGAGGAGCGGCACATTGTGGCCATGGTGGGCGATGGCATCAATGACGCCCCGGCGCTTGCGCAGGCCGATGTCGGCATGGCCATCGGGACTGGCACGGACATCGCCATCGAGAGCGCGCCAATCACGCTGATGCGAGGTGATCCGCGCCTTGCGGCCGAGGCGATCACCTTGTCGCGCCTCACCATGCGAACGATTCGCCAGAATCTCTTCTGGGCGTTTGCCTACAACACGCTCGGCATTCCCATTGCGGCCGGAGTGCTCTATCCCTTCACCGGTTGGCTGCTCTCGCCCATTCTCGCGAGTGCCGCCATGGCTCTCTCCAGCGTCAGCGTGGTGCTCAACAGCCTGCGCCTCCGGCGAGCCTGA
- the frr gene encoding ribosome recycling factor yields MDIDTVLLECEDRMNKSVEHLARELRGMRTGRASTALLEYLKVDYYGSSTDLRELAAISVSEATQLVVKPFDPGARAEIMKAIEKAGYNPMSEGGIFRVNVPPPSAERRRQLGGQVKKLAEDTKVAIRNERRDANKQIEQMLHDKVAGVTEDSAKSAKADVDKLTQDHTHKVEEMSAKKISEIEEI; encoded by the coding sequence ATGGACATCGATACCGTCCTCCTCGAGTGCGAGGATCGCATGAACAAGTCCGTCGAGCACCTGGCGCGCGAACTGCGCGGGATGCGGACGGGCCGCGCCTCGACGGCCCTGCTTGAGTACCTCAAGGTGGACTACTACGGATCGAGCACCGATCTCCGCGAACTGGCGGCGATCAGCGTGTCCGAGGCCACGCAGCTCGTCGTCAAGCCGTTCGACCCTGGCGCTCGTGCGGAGATCATGAAGGCCATCGAGAAGGCGGGGTACAACCCGATGTCGGAAGGCGGCATCTTCCGGGTCAATGTGCCGCCGCCCAGTGCCGAGCGGCGCCGACAACTCGGCGGGCAGGTCAAGAAGCTTGCGGAGGACACCAAAGTCGCCATCCGCAACGAGCGGCGCGATGCCAACAAGCAGATTGAACAGATGCTCCACGACAAGGTGGCGGGCGTGACGGAGGACTCAGCCAAGAGCGCCAAGGCCGATGTCGACAAGCTGACCCAGGATCACACCCACAAGGTCGAGGAGATGAGCGCCAAGAAGATCTCGGAGATTGAGGAGATTTGA